GCGTGTTTGGCATCGCATTCGGCCCGGCACTGGTTTGAGTACTCGTCGGCCTGGGTGCCGCACTCGCTCAGCCGATCAAACGCCTCCTGGGCGCGCAGTCTGTCGATACATTCCTGATTGAGCTGCTCCGAGGCCGACCGACACTCGCTCCGACACGCCGCCAAGGGACTCAGCGGCCTCGGCTTGGGCGGCGGTTCTTCTTCCTGGCAGGCGGCCAGAAACACGAGGCCAACGCCGAACAGAAGCCCTGCGATTGGTTTCCAGTGATTCATCCTGTGTCCTCCATCAATACACCGCCGGCATCTTCATCAGGAAAAACTCAGCGTTTCCCTTGATGCGCGTTCCGTGCTCTCATACCATTGACGTTGCAGCACGAAAAGGGGAGGAGTCGGCCGTCTTGCGGATTGCCGATGACCCGGACGCAGCGGGATACACGGCCAGGACAACCCATGGATAGCGAAGCAAAACAGGCGCCGTCCGCGTCCGGGCAGGCGGGTGATTTTGCCACCAAGCTGGCCACCCTGCCGACGCAGCCCGGGGTGTACCTGTTCAAGGATAAGCACGGCCACGTCATCTATGTCGGCAAGGCCAAAAATCTCCGCGCCCGCGTCCGACAGTACGCCCGGGGGGGGGATGGGCGGCCCCAGATCCGCTTTTTGCTGGCCCAGTTGGTCGATATGGAAGTCGTGGTGACCCACAGCGAAAAAGAAGCCCTGCTGCTCGAAGACACGCTGATCAAACAGTACACACCCCGCTACAATATTCAGCTCAAAAACAATACCGGCTACTGGCACGTCAAAATCACCAGCCAAGACGCCTGGCCGCGCGTGCTCCTGACGCGCCAGGTGGTCAAGGACGGCAGCAAATATCTGGGGCCTTTTCATTCCAGTAGCGCGGTACAGGACACCCTGGAGATTATTCGCAAGGTGTTCCCCCTGCGGACCTGTTCCGACACGGTCTTCCGCAACCGGACCCGCCCGTGCCTCGAATACCAGATCAAGCGCTGTCTGGGACCGTGCGCACTGCCGGTCGAGCCGGACGAATACCAACGCCAGCTCAGGGGGGCGCAAATGCTCCTCGAAGGCAAGGATACCCAGCTGGTCCAGCAACTGACCGTCCGCATGAACGAGGCGGCCGCAGACCTGCGCTACGAGGCGGCCGCCCGCCTGCGGGATCAAATTCAGGCCATTACCCGGACTACTGAAAAACAGCAGGTCGCCGCCCCCCTGGGCAATGATCAGGACGTGTTCGGCCTGTACCGCGAGGGCGGCCTGATCGAGGGCCAGGTGCTGTTTGTGCGGGCCGGCAAGCTGGTCGGCAACCTCGGCTACAGCTTTGACGACAACGAGTTTCCGGACGCACAAGTCGTGTCCGAACTGCTGACCCAGTTTTATCAGGGCGGGCGGTTTGTGCCGGATGCGGTCGTGCTGCCAGTGCGGCTCGAAGACGCTGCGGTACGGGCCGAGTTGCTGGCCGAGCGCAAGGGCAAGAAGGTCGAGCTGGTGTGTCCCCAGCGGGGCGCAAAGCTGCGTCTGGTCGAGATGGCGGTCGAGAACGCCCGGCACAGCTTTGTGGAAAAACGCCGGGGCAGTGACCAACGCGAAAAGGCGCTCGAAGGTTTGCGGACCGGCTTGCGGCTGCGGACCGCTCCCAAGCGCATCGAGTGTTTCGACATCTCCAACATTCAGGGCAATCTGGCCGTTGGCTCCCTGGTCGTGTTTGACGAGGGCGAGCCGGACAAGAGCCGCTACCGCCGTTTTCGGATTAAAACCGTAGATGGGGCGGATGATTTCGCCATGATGTACGAGGTCCTGACCCGCCGTTACACGCGCGCCGTGGCTGATAATGACCTGCCCGACCTGCTGATGGTCGACGGCGGCAAAGGCCAGCTCGGCGTTGCCGTCACGGTGTTCAAGGAACTGGCCATCAGCCAGGTCGATCTGATCGGTCTGGCCAAGATGCGGACCAAGCGCGACCCGTTCAGCGAGGAAGTGGACCGGTCGGCCGAGCGCGTGTTCGTGCCGGGCCGCAAAAACCCGATTGTGCTCAAACAAAACTCCAGTGCGCTGTTCCTGCTCCAGCGCGTCCGGGACGAGGCTCACCGGTTTGCGATCAGCTATCACCGTCGGCTGCGGGCCAAGGAGCGGCTGAGTTCGTCGCTCGACGCCATCCCGGGGATTGGTCCCAGCCGGCGCAAGGCCCTGCTGCGCCATTTTGGCAGTGTGAAACGGGTCCACGCAGCCAGCCGTGAGGAACTCGCCCAGGTGTCGGGCATCACCCCCGCGCTGGCCGACACCATCGT
The Desulfurellaceae bacterium genome window above contains:
- the uvrC gene encoding excinuclease ABC subunit UvrC, giving the protein MDSEAKQAPSASGQAGDFATKLATLPTQPGVYLFKDKHGHVIYVGKAKNLRARVRQYARGGDGRPQIRFLLAQLVDMEVVVTHSEKEALLLEDTLIKQYTPRYNIQLKNNTGYWHVKITSQDAWPRVLLTRQVVKDGSKYLGPFHSSSAVQDTLEIIRKVFPLRTCSDTVFRNRTRPCLEYQIKRCLGPCALPVEPDEYQRQLRGAQMLLEGKDTQLVQQLTVRMNEAAADLRYEAAARLRDQIQAITRTTEKQQVAAPLGNDQDVFGLYREGGLIEGQVLFVRAGKLVGNLGYSFDDNEFPDAQVVSELLTQFYQGGRFVPDAVVLPVRLEDAAVRAELLAERKGKKVELVCPQRGAKLRLVEMAVENARHSFVEKRRGSDQREKALEGLRTGLRLRTAPKRIECFDISNIQGNLAVGSLVVFDEGEPDKSRYRRFRIKTVDGADDFAMMYEVLTRRYTRAVADNDLPDLLMVDGGKGQLGVAVTVFKELAISQVDLIGLAKMRTKRDPFSEEVDRSAERVFVPGRKNPIVLKQNSSALFLLQRVRDEAHRFAISYHRRLRAKERLSSSLDAIPGIGPSRRKALLRHFGSVKRVHAASREELAQVSGITPALADTIVRHVDSSLATDTDASRAGG